The proteins below come from a single Oscillospiraceae bacterium genomic window:
- a CDS encoding family 43 glycosylhydrolase, whose protein sequence is MKYNSIRPGQLWLDTDGKPIQAHGFSVFYNPADQRYYWYGENKEHTVGGAANKVWHWGVRCYVSADLYNWQDKGLIIPPQPDDLQSPLHPTYCMDRPHILYCKKTGKYVAWLKIMCGATSQFMSVLQADAFTGPYEFVHKVYKPLDMDTGDFALAVDETTDKAYFIFDRPHFEVVTATLSDTYTEVTGEFSEHYTGLCPPFSREAPTYFTRGGKHYLITSGTSGYYPNPSRVCTFTDWHGTYTDLGNPCIGDTDGTSFYGQFTCVLRLPGTDRYIAMADRWKPKPNQMKFGRRYLKLVEKAMSGDRHADLRIPDRSIRPAGTLSGKPMTHMENTSIARYVWLPIEWEGDKPTIRWQEEWKI, encoded by the coding sequence ATGAAGTATAACAGCATCCGCCCGGGCCAGCTCTGGCTGGACACAGACGGCAAGCCAATTCAGGCACATGGATTTTCGGTATTTTACAATCCCGCCGACCAACGGTATTATTGGTACGGCGAGAATAAAGAGCACACGGTGGGCGGTGCCGCCAACAAGGTGTGGCACTGGGGCGTGCGGTGCTATGTTTCTGCCGATCTGTACAACTGGCAGGACAAGGGGCTGATTATCCCGCCGCAGCCCGATGATTTGCAAAGCCCGCTGCACCCCACCTACTGCATGGATCGCCCGCATATTCTCTACTGCAAAAAGACCGGCAAGTATGTGGCGTGGCTGAAAATTATGTGCGGCGCGACCAGCCAGTTTATGTCGGTGCTGCAGGCCGATGCCTTTACCGGTCCCTATGAGTTTGTGCACAAGGTGTACAAGCCCTTGGATATGGACACCGGTGACTTTGCGCTGGCCGTGGACGAAACCACCGATAAAGCGTATTTTATCTTTGACCGCCCGCATTTTGAGGTTGTGACGGCCACGCTCTCCGATACGTACACCGAGGTGACCGGCGAATTTTCGGAACATTACACCGGCCTGTGCCCGCCGTTCTCCCGCGAGGCACCGACCTACTTTACCCGCGGCGGCAAGCACTACCTGATTACCAGCGGCACCAGCGGCTACTACCCGAACCCCAGCCGGGTGTGCACTTTTACGGATTGGCATGGTACGTATACCGATTTGGGCAACCCCTGCATCGGCGATACCGATGGCACCAGCTTTTACGGGCAGTTCACCTGCGTGCTGCGCCTGCCCGGCACGGACAGATATATTGCAATGGCGGACCGCTGGAAGCCAAAGCCCAACCAGATGAAATTCGGGCGGCGGTATCTCAAGCTGGTGGAAAAGGCCATGTCCGGTGACCGACACGCAGATTTGCGGATTCCCGACCGCAGCATCCGCCCCGCGGGCACACTGTCCGGCAAGCCGATGACCCATATGGAAAACACGAGCATCGCCCGCTATGTCTGGCTGCCCATTGAGTGGGAGGGCGATAAGCCCACCATCCGCTGGCAGGAGGAGTGGAAAATCTGA
- a CDS encoding glycoside hydrolase family 78 protein has product MKATHLQVEYLTAPLGLGNAQPRFFWHCTGGVTQTAYQLVVRRGEETLWDSGRVESGHMTQIAYGGKPLCSRDILDWSVRLWDEYGTPGEETTARFEMGLLSPENWQAKWISGNYKPEKNRRYPVDCFQKKFALHGEIVKARLYATARGVYDVTINGHRVEDFILAPGATDYRKRIQVQAYDATPLLQAENTVELRLGDGWYRGSVAAYGVTNVYGRQTSVLAQLEVVFADGHTQTIVTDADWCWSNDGPLRFADLKDGELFDARRQPSYAGTALEVSAPEHVALLPADNVPVTEQERFTPVLCIAQDGAKILDFGQNIAGYLAFTVQGKPGQRLRLVCGELLDESGHVNLQPIQETKPADKWTQLGLVKKLMTGKVSGETALTPMQEIDFICSGVRDCYKSSFTVFGFRYVQVEGLDEVNPADFTAIAVYSAMEQTGDFHCSDECVNQLLRNTRWSMKSNFLDVPTDCPTRERLGWTGDAQIFFDTGAYLMNTAPFFAKWLRDMQDAQYENGLLPAVLPYNGVEMMYKSTGESVGWADAVYLVPYRYYKRYGDVEILRRCWPMMKRYAAYLLGHLGQSDKKAAKANPYNAYTYEKGMHLGEWLEPKEFNEAISAGSRPKHTEEATAYFHLTMTTMAEIADILGETDDAALWRTYVEGSQKAYRQFAELDTDRQAKLVRPLALGLLDGAEKSKAQQRLKQAAENYQYRVSTGFLSTPFLLPMLTESGYADTAYKMLLNPERPGWLYEVAQGATTVWENWEGSASRNHYSPGAVCQWLFDTVAGIRVAAENRFVLAPVPGDGLTFAQAEYASPYGKVTSRWEKTETGTKFSFCVPCNTTAEIRLPDGSVKQVQAGEYAYEV; this is encoded by the coding sequence ATGAAAGCTACACATTTGCAGGTGGAATACCTGACCGCCCCGCTGGGGCTGGGCAACGCGCAGCCACGCTTTTTCTGGCACTGCACAGGCGGCGTCACCCAGACCGCCTATCAGCTGGTGGTGCGGCGGGGTGAGGAAACCCTCTGGGATAGCGGCCGGGTGGAGTCCGGCCATATGACGCAGATTGCATACGGCGGCAAGCCGCTGTGCAGCCGCGATATTCTGGATTGGAGCGTGCGCCTGTGGGACGAATACGGCACACCCGGTGAGGAAACCACTGCCCGCTTTGAAATGGGGCTGCTGAGCCCGGAGAACTGGCAGGCCAAGTGGATTAGCGGCAATTACAAGCCGGAGAAAAACCGGCGCTACCCGGTGGATTGCTTTCAAAAGAAATTCGCGCTGCACGGTGAAATTGTGAAAGCGCGGCTCTATGCAACCGCCCGCGGCGTCTACGATGTGACTATCAACGGCCACCGGGTCGAGGACTTTATCCTTGCCCCCGGCGCAACCGATTACCGCAAGCGGATACAGGTGCAGGCCTACGATGCGACGCCGCTTTTGCAGGCTGAGAACACGGTGGAGTTGCGCCTCGGGGACGGTTGGTACCGCGGCAGTGTGGCGGCCTACGGCGTGACGAACGTCTACGGCCGGCAGACCAGCGTGCTGGCGCAGCTGGAGGTAGTATTTGCAGACGGCCACACCCAGACCATCGTCACTGATGCAGACTGGTGTTGGAGCAATGACGGCCCCCTGCGCTTTGCCGATTTGAAGGACGGCGAGCTGTTTGACGCCCGCCGCCAACCCAGCTATGCCGGTACGGCGCTGGAGGTGTCCGCACCGGAACACGTTGCCTTGCTGCCCGCCGATAACGTGCCTGTTACTGAGCAGGAACGGTTCACCCCGGTGCTGTGCATCGCACAGGATGGGGCAAAAATCCTCGATTTCGGACAGAATATCGCCGGGTATCTGGCATTTACCGTGCAGGGCAAGCCCGGCCAGCGGCTGCGCCTTGTCTGCGGCGAGCTGCTGGACGAAAGCGGCCATGTGAACCTGCAGCCCATCCAGGAGACAAAGCCCGCGGACAAATGGACGCAGCTGGGTCTTGTGAAAAAGCTGATGACCGGCAAGGTCAGCGGCGAAACCGCGCTGACCCCGATGCAGGAGATTGACTTTATCTGCTCCGGCGTGAGGGACTGCTACAAGAGCAGCTTTACCGTGTTCGGCTTCCGCTATGTGCAGGTTGAGGGACTCGACGAGGTGAACCCGGCTGATTTCACGGCGATTGCAGTCTATTCCGCCATGGAGCAGACCGGGGATTTCCACTGCTCGGACGAGTGCGTGAACCAGCTGCTGCGCAACACGCGGTGGAGTATGAAAAGCAACTTTCTGGATGTGCCCACCGACTGCCCCACGCGGGAGCGCCTGGGCTGGACCGGCGATGCGCAGATTTTCTTTGACACCGGCGCTTACCTGATGAACACCGCGCCTTTCTTTGCCAAATGGCTGCGCGATATGCAGGACGCACAGTATGAAAACGGCCTGCTTCCGGCAGTGCTGCCCTACAACGGCGTCGAGATGATGTACAAGAGCACCGGCGAGTCAGTCGGTTGGGCGGATGCCGTATATCTGGTGCCGTACCGCTATTATAAGCGGTATGGCGATGTGGAAATCCTGCGCCGCTGCTGGCCGATGATGAAGCGCTACGCCGCGTATCTGCTGGGTCATCTGGGGCAAAGCGACAAAAAAGCCGCCAAGGCGAACCCCTACAACGCGTACACCTACGAGAAGGGGATGCACCTTGGCGAATGGCTGGAGCCGAAGGAATTCAACGAGGCAATTTCGGCAGGAAGCCGCCCCAAGCATACCGAGGAAGCCACGGCCTACTTCCACCTGACGATGACCACGATGGCGGAAATCGCCGATATACTGGGCGAAACGGACGATGCCGCCCTGTGGCGCACCTACGTGGAAGGCTCGCAGAAGGCCTACCGCCAGTTTGCCGAGTTGGACACCGACCGTCAGGCAAAGCTGGTCCGGCCGCTGGCGCTGGGCCTGCTGGACGGCGCGGAGAAAAGCAAAGCACAGCAGCGCCTGAAGCAGGCAGCGGAAAACTACCAGTACCGGGTCAGCACCGGTTTTCTGTCCACACCGTTCCTGCTGCCAATGCTGACCGAGTCCGGGTATGCGGATACCGCATACAAAATGCTGCTGAACCCGGAGCGCCCCGGCTGGCTGTATGAAGTGGCACAGGGCGCAACCACCGTCTGGGAAAACTGGGAAGGGTCTGCCAGTCGCAACCACTATTCTCCCGGCGCGGTCTGTCAGTGGCTGTTTGACACGGTGGCCGGTATCCGCGTGGCGGCCGAAAACCGCTTTGTGTTGGCCCCGGTTCCGGGCGATGGGCTGACCTTTGCACAGGCGGAATATGCCAGCCCCTATGGCAAAGTGACCAGCCGCTGGGAAAAAACAGAAACCGGCACAAAATTCAGCTTCTGTGTGCCGTGCAATACAACGGCGGAGATCCGCCTGCCGGACGGAAGCGTAAAACAGGTACAAGCAGGAGAGTATGCGTATGAAGTATAA
- a CDS encoding DUF4982 domain-containing protein, giving the protein MKRVSFNDNWRCNGKAVTLPHDAMIQQPRGPKAACGSAGAFFPDGSFTYEKTFPRPAAEHVLLQFEGVYKDAKVYINGKLAGGAAYGYIPFFVEADAFLQDGENTLRVECAVQHPDSRWYSGAGIYRPVWLWTGPKDGIVPESVRVSTVSIAPTVIRVQSDAPVHFDAAGVQGEGTDFTLTIPNAKLWSEGAPNLYTAKITNGSDEAALTFGIRKVEWSAKGLFINGQETLLRGGCLHHDSGILGAATYDESELRRVKKLKEAGFNAIRCAHNPCSRAMLEACDKLGVYLMDETWDMWYNHKTVHDYAGSWKENYMADLQAMVSRDFNHPSVILYSIGNEVSEPAKPAGVQAAKEMVDYLHSLDANRAVTGGMNLMILTRSANGKGVYKEEGGLEKSDDGKMQGMSSTMFNLITSVVGPGMNRGANGKKADSITTPVLDALDIAGYNYASGRYPLEGKAHPNRVVVGSETFPQDIAKNWAMVKQYPYLVGDFMWTAWDYLGEVGIGAWAYTPDGKGFDKPYPWLLADVGAFDILGNPNGEAFHAAAVWGKLDNPAICVQPINHDTKPAKATWRGTNALPSWSWSGCNGKKAVVEVYFDAASVELFLNGKSIAKARTKGCKAVFKVKYAPGTLAAAAYGPDGRELGRSELHSAEAPLQIAVQPEKVTAHAGELVYVPVQLTGTNGVTESNTDRKLTVTVAGGELLAFGSANPRTEEQYHTGSFTTYYGAALAIVRAGDSGTLTVTATDGEHTGKAEITIQ; this is encoded by the coding sequence ATGAAACGAGTTTCTTTTAACGATAACTGGCGCTGCAACGGCAAGGCTGTGACCTTGCCGCACGATGCAATGATTCAACAACCGCGCGGCCCAAAGGCGGCCTGCGGCAGTGCGGGGGCGTTTTTCCCGGACGGTAGCTTTACCTATGAAAAAACCTTCCCGCGGCCTGCGGCGGAGCACGTGCTTTTACAGTTTGAGGGCGTGTATAAGGACGCCAAGGTCTACATCAACGGCAAGCTAGCGGGCGGTGCGGCCTACGGCTACATTCCGTTCTTTGTGGAGGCTGACGCCTTTTTGCAGGACGGCGAAAACACCCTGCGTGTGGAATGTGCCGTACAGCACCCGGATTCCCGCTGGTATTCCGGCGCGGGCATCTACCGCCCGGTCTGGCTCTGGACCGGCCCCAAGGACGGCATTGTGCCCGAGAGCGTGCGTGTCAGCACGGTGAGCATTGCCCCGACCGTCATCCGGGTGCAAAGCGACGCGCCGGTTCATTTTGATGCAGCCGGGGTGCAGGGCGAGGGCACGGACTTTACGCTTACCATCCCCAATGCCAAGCTGTGGAGCGAGGGCGCACCGAACCTCTACACTGCAAAAATCACCAACGGCAGCGATGAGGCCGCGCTGACCTTTGGCATCCGCAAGGTGGAATGGTCGGCCAAGGGGCTGTTCATCAATGGGCAGGAAACGCTGCTGCGCGGCGGCTGCCTCCACCATGACAGCGGGATTCTGGGCGCGGCCACCTATGACGAGAGCGAACTCCGCCGCGTGAAAAAGCTGAAGGAGGCCGGGTTCAACGCCATCCGCTGCGCGCACAATCCCTGCTCCCGCGCCATGCTGGAGGCGTGCGACAAGCTCGGCGTCTATTTGATGGACGAGACGTGGGATATGTGGTACAACCACAAAACTGTACATGACTACGCCGGTTCTTGGAAGGAAAACTATATGGCAGATCTGCAGGCCATGGTCAGCCGGGACTTCAATCACCCCAGTGTGATTCTGTATTCCATCGGCAACGAGGTTTCCGAGCCCGCCAAGCCAGCGGGCGTGCAGGCCGCCAAGGAGATGGTGGACTATCTGCACAGTCTTGATGCAAACCGCGCTGTGACCGGCGGCATGAACCTGATGATTCTTACCCGCAGCGCCAACGGCAAGGGCGTCTACAAGGAAGAGGGCGGGCTGGAAAAATCCGATGACGGCAAAATGCAGGGAATGTCCAGCACGATGTTCAACCTGATTACCTCGGTGGTCGGCCCCGGTATGAACAGGGGTGCCAACGGCAAAAAGGCCGATAGCATTACTACCCCGGTGCTGGATGCGCTGGACATTGCGGGCTACAACTACGCCTCCGGCCGCTACCCGCTCGAGGGCAAGGCCCACCCCAACCGCGTGGTGGTGGGCAGTGAGACCTTCCCGCAGGACATTGCCAAAAACTGGGCAATGGTCAAGCAGTACCCCTATCTGGTCGGCGATTTTATGTGGACGGCGTGGGACTACCTCGGCGAGGTCGGCATTGGCGCATGGGCCTACACGCCGGACGGCAAGGGCTTTGACAAGCCGTATCCGTGGCTGCTGGCCGATGTGGGCGCGTTTGACATTCTGGGCAACCCGAACGGCGAGGCGTTCCACGCGGCGGCTGTTTGGGGCAAGCTGGACAACCCGGCCATCTGCGTGCAACCCATCAACCACGATACAAAACCGGCCAAGGCAACATGGCGCGGCACAAATGCCCTGCCCAGCTGGAGCTGGTCCGGCTGCAACGGCAAAAAAGCCGTGGTGGAGGTCTACTTTGACGCCGCCAGCGTGGAGCTGTTCCTGAACGGGAAATCCATCGCCAAGGCGCGCACAAAGGGGTGCAAGGCAGTTTTCAAGGTAAAGTATGCGCCGGGCACGCTGGCGGCGGCGGCCTACGGCCCGGATGGACGCGAGCTTGGCCGCAGTGAGCTGCACAGCGCCGAAGCCCCGCTGCAAATTGCGGTACAGCCCGAAAAAGTCACGGCACACGCCGGTGAGCTTGTCTATGTCCCGGTACAGTTGACCGGCACCAACGGCGTGACGGAGTCGAACACCGACCGCAAACTGACTGTGACCGTAGCGGGCGGCGAGCTGTTGGCCTTTGGTTCGGCCAACCCCCGCACCGAGGAGCAGTACCACACCGGCAGCTTTACGACCTATTACGGTGCGGCGCTGGCCATCGTCCGGGCAGGCGACAGCGGCACGCTGACCGTGACCGCAACGGACGGTGAACATACCGGTAAAGCAGAAATTACGATTCAATGA